One genomic segment of Nocardioides cavernaquae includes these proteins:
- a CDS encoding aldose 1-epimerase family protein codes for MLMPSGEQFEITAGGYRAVITESGAALRHLSFDGVDLVDGFADDEMASGGRGQLLMPWPNRIEDGRYTFEGSAQQLALTEPKRSNASHGLVRWAAWSVEEHTATSVSLTYRLMAQTGYPWTLDLHVQYDVSADGLTVTQSATNLSDAAAPYASGAHPYLTVGTRLDDCELVLPASTRGLADPERLLPTGRTDVEGTPYDFRVSRPLKDTVFNDAFTDLRRGRDGRAEVLLRGDRAAMVLWVDEQHRWLQVYSADDVAGHDRRSLAVEPMTANANAFNTGEDLVVVEPDETFSAVWGIRAL; via the coding sequence ATGCTCATGCCCTCGGGAGAACAGTTCGAGATCACCGCCGGTGGCTACCGCGCGGTCATCACCGAGAGCGGCGCCGCGTTGCGACACCTCTCCTTCGACGGTGTCGACCTGGTCGACGGGTTTGCCGACGACGAAATGGCCTCCGGCGGTCGTGGCCAGCTGCTGATGCCCTGGCCCAACCGGATCGAGGACGGCCGCTACACCTTCGAGGGGAGCGCGCAGCAGCTCGCACTGACCGAGCCGAAGCGCAGCAACGCCTCGCACGGGCTGGTCCGCTGGGCAGCCTGGTCCGTGGAGGAGCACACCGCAACGAGCGTGTCGCTGACCTACCGCCTGATGGCGCAGACCGGCTACCCGTGGACGCTCGACCTCCACGTCCAGTACGACGTGTCCGCCGACGGCCTGACCGTCACGCAGAGCGCGACCAACCTCTCCGACGCCGCGGCCCCCTACGCCTCGGGCGCGCACCCCTACCTGACCGTCGGCACCCGGCTCGACGACTGCGAGCTCGTGCTCCCCGCGTCGACCCGCGGGCTGGCCGATCCCGAGCGCCTGCTGCCGACGGGGCGCACGGACGTCGAGGGCACGCCGTACGACTTCCGGGTCTCGCGTCCGCTCAAGGACACCGTCTTCAACGACGCGTTCACCGACCTCCGTCGCGGCCGCGACGGTCGTGCCGAGGTGCTGCTGCGCGGTGACCGCGCCGCGATGGTGCTCTGGGTCGACGAGCAGCACCGGTGGCTGCAGGTCTACTCCGCCGACGACGTCGCCGGCCACGACCGGCGTTCGCTGGCGGTCGAGCCGATGACCGCCAACGCCAACGCGTTCAACACCGGCGAGGACCTCGTGGTCGTCGAGCCGGACGAGACGTTCTCGGCCGTGTGGGGCATCCGGGCGCTCTGA
- a CDS encoding uridine kinase family protein has translation MSPEIAREPARAVLTLAMSHPPTLGAGRLLAIDGPSGSGKSTLAAAIAELAQTSTVVHLDDMYAGWSGLPRLAESLAGLLLPLAAGHPGQFRRYDWRADDWAEDVFVAPTSLLVLEGVGSGSRRFAELITTLVWLDVSPEVGLARAIDRDGAAYEEQLRAWQRDEAMHYAVDAARERADIVLG, from the coding sequence ATGTCACCCGAAATTGCCCGCGAGCCCGCCCGCGCCGTGTTGACCCTCGCGATGTCGCACCCACCGACCCTCGGAGCAGGGCGGCTGCTCGCCATCGACGGGCCCTCGGGTTCGGGCAAGAGCACCCTGGCCGCAGCGATCGCGGAGCTCGCGCAGACCAGCACCGTGGTCCACCTCGACGACATGTACGCCGGGTGGTCCGGGCTCCCCCGCCTGGCCGAGTCGCTCGCGGGCCTGCTGCTCCCCCTTGCTGCCGGTCACCCCGGGCAGTTCCGGCGTTATGACTGGCGGGCCGACGACTGGGCGGAGGACGTCTTCGTCGCGCCGACGTCCCTTCTCGTGCTCGAAGGGGTCGGCAGCGGCAGCCGCCGGTTCGCAGAGCTGATCACGACCCTGGTCTGGCTGGACGTCTCCCCCGAGGTCGGCCTGGCGCGGGCCATCGACCGCGACGGCGCGGCGTACGAGGAGCAATTGCGTGCCTGGCAACGCGATGAGGCGATGCACTACGCCGTGGACGCCGCCCGGGAGCGGGCCGACATCGTCCTAGGGTGA
- a CDS encoding PH domain-containing protein, with amino-acid sequence MSASTDGVTLPHTWRPFGVRMAGIVFGTALAIVCAAAWISFPASVKAEFTILQGLTTLLLIGLFAAAEYGVMRSRAVATETGLLVVNGYRQHRFVWAQVVAVHMPPGAPWAVLDLDDGETCSVMAIQGSDGARAKRAVRELRALLPSG; translated from the coding sequence GTGAGCGCATCGACCGACGGCGTGACGCTGCCCCACACGTGGCGCCCCTTCGGCGTTCGCATGGCGGGCATCGTGTTCGGCACTGCCCTCGCGATCGTGTGCGCAGCGGCCTGGATCTCGTTCCCTGCGAGCGTGAAGGCCGAGTTCACGATCCTGCAGGGGTTGACGACGCTGCTGCTGATCGGCCTGTTCGCCGCTGCGGAGTACGGCGTGATGCGGAGTCGGGCGGTCGCCACCGAGACCGGTCTGCTGGTCGTCAACGGCTACCGCCAGCACCGGTTCGTGTGGGCGCAGGTCGTGGCGGTGCACATGCCGCCCGGCGCTCCGTGGGCGGTGCTCGACCTGGATGATGGCGAGACCTGCTCGGTGATGGCGATCCAGGGCTCCGACGGCGCCCGTGCCAAGCGCGCGGTCCGCGAGCTCCGCGCGCTGCTTCCCTCGGGCTGA
- a CDS encoding SseB family protein has product MVFQDRFAGARLQEVAFPDDKGDASAELTAALAAYSADPEAFTGVLRALQSARLLVPVVALLGEVEYDEKGLAHDKSSDMAAVLIENPAGERALLAFTSTEALQAWNPEARPVPVPSAGAAQSALQDNAVALLIDTAGPVRAVVSGPDLVGLAAGWTLAELDGESVWLKPADD; this is encoded by the coding sequence ATGGTCTTCCAGGATCGGTTCGCAGGCGCCCGCCTCCAGGAGGTGGCCTTCCCCGACGACAAGGGTGATGCGTCGGCCGAGCTCACCGCGGCGCTCGCGGCGTACTCGGCTGACCCCGAAGCGTTCACCGGCGTACTCCGGGCGCTGCAGTCCGCGCGGTTGCTGGTCCCTGTCGTGGCGCTGCTCGGCGAGGTCGAGTACGACGAGAAGGGGCTGGCGCACGACAAGTCGAGCGACATGGCGGCGGTGCTGATCGAGAACCCGGCGGGGGAGCGGGCGCTGCTCGCGTTCACCAGCACGGAGGCGCTGCAGGCGTGGAACCCCGAGGCACGGCCGGTGCCGGTGCCCAGCGCCGGGGCCGCGCAGTCGGCGCTGCAGGACAACGCGGTCGCCCTGCTGATCGACACCGCTGGCCCGGTCCGGGCAGTGGTGAGCGGGCCTGACCTGGTCGGCCTTGCCGCCGGCTGGACCCTCGCCGAGCTGGACGGCGAGTCCGTCTGGCTGAAGCCCGCCGACGACTGA